Proteins encoded within one genomic window of Eleutherodactylus coqui strain aEleCoq1 chromosome 1, aEleCoq1.hap1, whole genome shotgun sequence:
- the LOC136617285 gene encoding zinc finger protein 432-like isoform X3, translated as MVQRSSGENLIPLNVPPGLHSTDPSYNPPNHEEPSPDQSQMVTTSGGQDGGKRFQSGESRTQPTDKRIHTEEMSYSCPECGRCFINQSGLNTHQRKHTGETPYLCSECGEGFTNKSDFFKHEISHTEKFPCSECGRCCGSKGGLATHQRIHTEEKPFTSSASGRGFVINVILKDHVKTYTGERSYSCAECGKGFINKSELVRHERNHKGERPYPCSKSGKSFTNKSDLVKHQRNRTGERPYTCSDCGRGFVTKGKLTDHQKSHKGERSYLCPECGRQFINQSGLNTHQRNHIGEKPFTCSDCGKGFITKDKLTDHQKTHTEEMLYSCAECGRTFINQSGLNTHQRIHTGEKPYTYSDCGRGFITKDKLTDHQKTHTEERLYSCPECGRQFINQSGLNTHQRNHTGEKPYVCSECGEGFTNRSDFFIHERSHTGELFPCSECGRCCGSKGGLVSHQRIHTRENLF; from the coding sequence atgGTGCAGCGCTCTTCCGGAGAAAACCTCATTCCCCTTAAtgtacctccaggacttcacagtacagatccatcatataatccccctaatcatgaggaaccttctcctgaccaatcacagatggTTACCACaagtgggggtcaggatgggggGAAAAGGTTCCAATCTGGTGAAAGTAGAACACAGCCTACAGACAAAAGAATTCACACCGAAGAGATGTcgtattcatgtccagaatgtggaagATGTTTTATAAATCAATCAGGTCTTAATACACATCAGAGAAAGCACACAGGAGAGACACCATAtttatgctcagaatgtgggGAAGGCTTCACaaataaatcagatttttttaaacatgagATAAGCCACACAGAGAAATttccttgttcagaatgtgggagatgCTGTGGGAGTAAAGGGGGTCTTGCtacacatcaaagaattcacacagaagagaaaCCATTTACATCTTCAGCAAGTGGGAGAGGATTTGTAATTAATGTCATACTTAAAGATCATGTAAAAACGTACACAGGGGAGAGGTcgtattcatgtgcagaatgtgggaaaggttttataaataaatcagaacttgttagacatgagagaaACCACAAAGGGGAGAGACCATATCCATGTTCAAAAAGTGGGAAATCTTTTACAAATAAATCCGATCTTGTCAAACATCAGAGAAATCGCACAGGAGAGAGACCATATACATGTTCAGACTGTGGGAGAGGATTTGTTACCAAAGGCAAACTTACAGATCATCAGAAAAGTCACAAAGGGGAGAGGTCGTAtttatgtccagaatgtgggagacAATTTATAAATCAATCTGGTCTTAAtacacatcagagaaatcacataggagagaaaccatttacaTGTTCAGACTGTGGGAAAGGATTTATTACTAAAGACAAACTTACAGatcatcagaaaactcacacagaaGAGATGTtgtattcatgtgcagaatgtgggagaACTTTTATAAATCAATCAGGTCTtaatacacatcagagaattcacacaggagagaaaccatatacATATTCAGATTGTGGGAGAGGATTTATTACTAAAGACAAACTTACAGatcatcagaaaactcacacagaaGAGAGATtgtattcatgtccagaatgtgggagacAGTTTATAAACCAATCTGGTCTTAAtacacatcagagaaatcacacaggagagaaaccatatgtatgttcagaatgtggggaaGGCTTTACAAATCGATCAGATTTTTTTATACATGAGCGAAGCCACACAGGAGAACtttttccatgttcagaatgtgggagatgCTGTGGGAGTAAAGGAggtcttgtttcacatcagagaattcacacaagagAGAATCTGTTTTGA